From the Plectropomus leopardus isolate mb chromosome 18, YSFRI_Pleo_2.0, whole genome shotgun sequence genome, one window contains:
- the lratd2a gene encoding protein LRATD2a, translating into MGNQMDKLSHLSYAEVPTVDPNGVDTEDGPRIGVSYIFSNDDDELEDGCAVDGTDKDPNQEEKQYDQRDEVECAVYNRDECIYEKSVKSASLEVYSPENLLNKCKAGDLVEFVATGQFPHWAVYVGDFQVVHLHRAEVKNSFLTDASQGRRCRIVNDLYKFKALSADMVVQNAMEQVGLKDRELSWRNSECFAAWCRFGKREFKMGGEIRIGKQPYRLKIFMSDKHSHVLEFQSLEDMIMEKRRNDHLGRTAVLQELATHFSSVDAIKSEPGAD; encoded by the coding sequence ATGGGGAACCAGATGGACAAGCTGTCACATTTAAGTTACGCAGAAGTTCCCACAGTGGACCCGAACGGCGTGGACACGGAGGACGGTCCGCGCATCGGCGTCTCTTACATATTTTCCAACGACGACGACGAGCTGGAGGATGGCTGCGCGGTCGATGGCACGGATAAGGACCCGAATCAGGAAGAGAAACAATACGATCAGCGCGATGAGGTGGAGTGCGCCGTCTACAACCGCGATGAATGCATTTACGAGAAGAGCGTCAAGTCCGCCAGCCTGGAGGTTTATTCCCCTGAAAATCTACTCAACAAATGCAAAGCGGGTGACCTGGTGGAGTTTGTGGCCACGGGTCAGTTCCCGCACTGGGCTGTGTACGTGGGGGACTTCCAGGTGGTGCACCTGCACAGAGCCGAggtgaaaaacagctttttgacAGACGCGAGTCAAGGGAGGAGGTGTAGGATTGTGAACGACTTGTACAAATTCAAAGCTCTGAGTGCGGACATGGTGGTGCAGAACGCCATGGAGCAGGTGGGGTTAAAGGACCGAGAGCTGAGCTGGAGGAACTCCGAGTGCTTCGCCGCCTGGTGCAGGTTCGGCAAGAGGGAGTTCAAAATGGGCGGGGAGATACGGATAGGCAAACAGCCGTACAGGTTGAAAATCTTCATGTCGGACAAACACTCGCACGTGCTGGAGTTTCAGAGTTTGGAGGACATGATcatggagaagaggaggaacGATCATCTGGGCAGGACAGCCGTGTTGCAGGAGCTGGCCACTCACTTCAGCAGCGTGGACGCGATCAAAAGTGAGCCAGGCGCTGACTGA